The following are from one region of the Trichoderma breve strain T069 chromosome 5, whole genome shotgun sequence genome:
- a CDS encoding dynamin family domain-containing protein yields MGTIFNRDMPGQGLGIPPMLEIADRLRALGVSHPALLPQIVVIGDQSAGKSSLLKALTGFKFPRSATREREELVKDFRRSTYRILSDEFPKIFKDAAKVMGIKLSENEGDRGSAFSLDVLKIEISGPNADNLTVIDVPGIFETAIPGLTTDRTIILAVLPCNGDMINQKILQLAAEADPPGKRTLAVLTKPYLAIENATKAALCDLVHGERRDLPLGYHVVENLGAGGTSGNMDNRHQQEQSLFEQAPWNTITFSRLDISILRVRIKNLSVNLARAEFPAIESEIMANLEMSRALLADMDEPRSSTKQRTYVGEIASKVKLLRRWVLSAYFESEKATFEDDKTRLITRIRAINEAFSRIMLEKGHTREFYTESEHSAAKN; encoded by the exons ATGGGCACAATTTTCAACAGAGACATGCCAGGCCAAGGTCTTGGGATTCCACCAATGTTGGAAATTGCGGACAGGCTTCGTGCATTGGGTGTATCTCACCCCGCGCTTTTGCCTCAG ATAGTGGTGATCGGGGACCAGAGTGCCGGCAAGTCAAGCCTTCTCAAGGCCTTGACGGGTTTTAAGTTTCCGCGTTCGGCTACTCGGG AGCGCGAGGAGCTCGTCAAAGACTTTCGACGATCGACGTACAGGATTCTTTCTGACGAGTTTCCAAAAATCTTTAAAGAT GCCGCCAAAGTCATGGGTATTAAGCTGTCTGAGAATGAAGGAGACAGAGGCAGCGCTTTTAGCCTGGATGTCCTCAAAATCGAAATCAGCGGTCCAAATGCTGATAACCTTACGGTCATCGATGTTCCGGGCATCTTCGAGACTGCCATTCCGGGCTTGACGACTGA CCGTACCATTATACTCGCCGTGCTTCCTTGCAATGGCGACATGATCAACCAAAAGATTCTCCAACttgcagctgaagctgacCCCCCAGGGAAACGGACTTTGGCTGTCCTCACCAAACCATATCTTGCTATTGAGAACGCAACCAAGGCGGCTCTCTGCGATCTAGTCCACGGCGAGCGGCGAGATTTGCCCCTCGGCTACCACGTCGTCGAGAATCTGGGCGCCGGTGGCACCTCTGGCAACATGGATAACCGCCACCAGCAGGAGCAGTCTCTGTTTGAACAAGCTCCATGGAACACCATCACATTCAGCAGACTGGATATCTCAATACTCCGTGTCCGCATTAAAAATCTCTCGGTGAACCTAGCTCGCGCAGAGTTCCCAGCTATCGAGAGTGAGATCATGGCGAATCTCGAAATGAGCCGGGCGCTTCTCGCCGATATGGATGAGCCTCGAAGCTCTACCAAACAGCGTACGTATGTTGGCGAGATTGCTTCGAAAGTCAAGTTACTCAGAAGGTGGGTCTTGAGTGCGTACTTTGAAAGCGAAAAAGCAACCTTTGAGGACGACAAGACAAGATTAATTACTCGAATTCGCGCAATCAACGAGGCTTTTTCACGTATCATGCTTGAGAAGGGACATACCAGAGAATTTTACACTGAATCTGAGCATTCTGCAGCGAAGAACTAG
- a CDS encoding alpha/beta hydrolase fold domain-containing protein, whose protein sequence is MSETKVVNGDAKMKYERTQSQPENPFAALIPDQQIAIVPEFTLESGVTLYNVPVAYTTRGRLSPSGDNAMVICHALTGSADVSDWWGPLLGGPGRAFDTSRFFIVCMNSLGSPYGTASPVTAKDGDPKNDRYGPEFPLTTIRDDVNLHKLILDDLGVKQVAAVIGGSLGGMFVLEWAYFGKDYVRCVVPIATSSRHSAWGISWGEAQRQSIYADPKYDDGYYPFDDPPVTGLGAARMSALLTYRSRNSFESRFGRNIPDPSKVQTIRERPRPSTPSEAHFHIHNDGHNVKRTSVSRKNSHNGSGTSSPGSRSAENADPQFHGPGNDQEEESLTGGDKMPTSTYFSAQSYLRYQGKKFVKRFDSNCYIAMTRKLDTHDVSRDRAATIAEALALIEQPLLVLGIESDGLFTFAEQEEIAQHVKNARLERIDSSEGHDAFLLQFEQVNRYVLGFLKEILPDIMSVEGGALEEVGVGQLTKSSTFGEAEVDDITAW, encoded by the exons ATGAGTGAGACAAAAGTTGTCAATGGTGATGCCAAAATGAAATACG AAAGAACCCAGTCGCAGCCTGAGAACCCCTTTGCGGCTCTCATCCCCGACCAGCAAATAGCCATTGTTCCGGAATTTACACTCGAATCTGGAGTCACGTTATACAATGTTCCCGTTGCATACACCACCCGCGGCCGGCTCTCGCCATCTGGTGACAACGCCATGGTGATTTGCCATGCCCTAACCGGCAGTGCTGATGTGAGCGACTGGTGGGGTCCCCTGCTTGGTGGTCCAGGTAGGGCTTTCGATACCTCGAGGTTCTTCATCGTGTGCATGAACAGCTTGGGCAGCCCCTACGGCACAGCAAGCCCCGTCACGGCCAAGGATGGCGACCCCAAGAATGATCGCTATGGGCCCGAGTTTCCTCTCACGACAATTCGAGATGACGTGAA CCTACACAAACTCATTCTCGATGACCTGGGCGTGAAGCAAGTGGCTGCTGTCATCGGGGGTTCGCTCGGGGGCATGTTCGTGTTGGAGTGGGCATATTTCGGAAAGGACTACGTTCGCTGTGTCGTGCCCATTGCCACATCTAGTCGGCACAGTGCATGGGGCATTAGTTGGGGAGAAGCTCAACGCCAGAGCATCTACGCCGACCCCAAGTATGATGACGGCTATTACCCGTTTGACGATCCGCCTGTGACCGGGCTAGGTGCGGCTCGGATGTCTGCCCTACTCACCTATCGCAGTCGCAACTCGTTCGAGTCCCGGTTTGGCCGGAACATTCCCGACCCTTCAAAGGTACAGACGATTCGAGAACGGCCGCGTCCCAGCACCCCATCGGAAGCTCATTTCCACATTCACAACGACGGCCACAACGTTAAGCGCACATCAGTCTCACGCAAGAATAGCCACAATGGGTCCGGAACCAGCAGCCCGGGCTCGCGATCAGCCGAAAATGCTGACCCGCAGTTTCACGGCCCTGGAaatgaccaagaagaagagagcctGACTGGAGGAGACAAGATGCCCACGTCGACGTACTTTTCGGCGCAGTCGTATCTGCGCTACCAGGGCAAAAAGTTCGTTAAACGCTTTGATAGCAACTGCTACATTGCCATGACGCGGAAGCTTGACACGCATGATGTGTCTAGGGACCGGGCGGCAACGATCGCCGAGGCGCTCGCGCTAATTGAACAGCCATTGCTTGTACTTGGTATTGAGAGCGACGGGCTGTTTACGTTTGCCgagcaggaggagattgcgCAGCACGTAAAGAATGCACGACTCGAGCGGATCGACAGCTCCGAGGGGCATGACGCCTTCTTGCTGCAGTTTGAGCAGGTGAACCGCTATGTGCTGGGATTCCTGAAGGAGATTCTACCTGATATCATGTCAGTCGAGGGTGGCGCCCTAGAGGAAGTCGGCGTGGGCCAGCTGACGAAGTCGAGCACGTTCGGCGAAGCTGAGGTGGATGATATTACTGCATGGTAA
- a CDS encoding saccharopine dehydrogenase NADP binding domain-containing protein, whose product MAPQRALLLGSGFVAKPTLDILAEAGVEVSVACRTLEKAKKLSQGVNLASAISLDVNDEKALDAAVAQHDLVISLIPYTYHAAVIKSAIRNKKHVVTTSYVSDAMMELDQQAKDAGITVMNEIGLDPGIDHLSAVDTINNVHAAGGKILSFKSFCGGLPAPENSDNPLGYKFSWSSRGVLLALRNAATFWEDGKIVNVAGPELMATAKPYHIYPGYAFVAYPNRDSSIYKERYNIPEAQTIIRGTLRYAGFPEFIKVLVDTGFLSDAEQDYFKQPIPWKEATQKLLNAPSSSEADLVAAVSSKTAFKDAEEKDRLISGLKWIGIFSDANITPRGNPLDTLCATLEEKMQYEEGERDFVMLQHKFEIENKDGSRETRTSTLADYGAPIGSGGYLSMEKLVGVPAGIAAKQVLDGTLSEKGVIAPMTAKINDPLIKELAKYGIGFKEKVIKHSA is encoded by the exons ATGGCTCCCCAACGTGCTTTGCTGCT CGGCTCCGGCTTCGTCGCCAAGCCCACGCTCGACATTCTCGCCGAAGCTGGTGTTGAGGTTTCTGTTG cctGCCGAACTctcgaaaaggcaaagaagctcTCCCAGGGCGTCAACCTTGCCTCTGCCATCTCCCTCGACGTCAACGACGAAAAGGCCCTTGATGCTGCCGTCGCCCAGCACGACCTGGTCATCAGCTTGATCCCCTACACCTACcacgccgccgtcatcaagTCTGCCATCCGAAACAAGAAGCATGTCGTCACCACGAGCTACGTCTCAGACGCCATGATGGAGCTTGACCAGCAGGCCAAGGATGCCGGCATCACCGTCATGAACGAGATTGGT CTTGACCCTGGTATCGACCACCTCAGCGCCGTCGACACCATCAACAATGTCCACGCCGCCGGCGGCAAGATTCTGAGCTTCAAGAGCTTCTGCGGAGGACT TCCGGCCCCTGAAAATTCAGACAACCCTCTTGGATACAA GTTCTCCTGGTC ATCCCGAGGTGTTTTGCTTGCTCTGCGAAACGCTGCTACCTTCTGGGAGGACGGAAAGATCGTCAATGTTGCCGGTCCTG AATTGATGGCAACTGCTAAGCCTTACCACATCTACCCTG GCTATGCTTTCGTCGCTTACCCCAACCGCGACTCAAGCATCTACAAGGAGCGCTACAACATCCCCGAGGCACAGACCATCATCCGTGGA ACTCTGAGATATGCCGGATTCCCCGAATTCATCAAGGTCCTCGTGGACACTGGCTTCCTCAGCGACGCTGAGCAAGACTACTTCAAGCAGCCCATTCCCTGGAAGGAGGCTACCCAGAAGCTTCTCAACGCCCCCTCATCTAGCGAGGCCGATCTCGTTGCCGCCGTCTCATCCAAGACAGCTTTCAAGGAcgccgaggagaaggaccGCTTGATCTCTGGTCTCAAGTGGA TCGGCATCTTCTCCGATGCCAACATCACTCCCCGCGGAAACCCCCTTGACACCCTCTGCGCGACTCtcgaggagaagatgcagtACGAGGAGGGCGAGCGTGACTTTGTC ATGCTCCAGCACAAGTTCGAGATCGAGAACAAGGACGGCAGCCGCGAGACCCGAACCTCCACCCTCGCCGACTATGGCGCTCCCATCGGCTCAGGAGGATACCTTAGCATGGAGAAGTTGGTCGGCGTGCCAGCGGGTATTG CCGCCAAGCAGGTCCTCGACGGAACCCTGTCCGAGAAGGGTGTTATTGCTCCCATGACCGCCAAGATCAACGACCCGTTAATTAAGGAGTTGGCCAAGTACGG TATTGGATTCAAGGAAAAGGTCATCAAGCACAGTGCCTAA
- a CDS encoding sugar transporter domain-containing protein translates to MPSYIDGEMLPPPAASIRGRDHHTYGGNNAFHNFYNDYSHITDPNLRRRLALSEIDKVPFGLYHVRAVLVAGAGFFLDSYDIFAINLITTLLGMVFYSSDSSLNGYGGNDGILPDPVNQALKASTSGGIVLGMIIFGWLADALGRRRMYGIELIIIIIGTFGCALASPSPTISAAGLLVFWRVMMGIGIGGDYPLSSVITSEFAPTRWRGAMMAAVFSMQGLGACDLACREAADRSWRIIVGVGAIPAVLALYYRITIPETPRYTFDIQNDIEKADADIRAYVSSRPKGDFGSMKRSRSGTMTTEQPLDVPLASWPDVMSYFGQLKNLKVLIGTTMSWFFLDLAFYGLGLNNTMVLSAIGYATGRTLYHKLYNQAVGMIILACAGSIPGYWAAVFTIDSVGRKPLQFAGFLLLTVIFCILGFYFHHLSEGAMLALYIVAQFLFNFGPNTTTFIIPGECYPTRYRSTGHGLSAASGKIGAIIAQVISIPILRKDSPPNCSGNQCSPHLNRLLQLFALFMLLGTLVSLLVPETKGMTLEELSGEARTSYNAGCNGSINITSPRLRPWNPFSGGRPAGFFYPRAHGISTFGNGRRSPRVGIMESPEIFAQHDPSQQRTRFWRRRNRKSQARSDRTDEIALSRRPSSFHENAGSDEITLTDGFMAPGGASSSRFRPQYAQQELPSWGAGWGRIDRGGPPPLATSMQLQDVGSLLKD, encoded by the exons ATGCCTTCCTACATCGATGGCgagatgctgccgccgccagcagcatcaatccGTGGCCGCGACCACCACACGTATGGCGGCAACAATGCTTTTCACAACTTCTACAACGACTATTCACACATTACCGATCCCAATCTGCGGAGACGCCTGGCCTTGTCCGAGATTGACAAGGTCCCTTTTGGATTATACC ATGTCCGAGCCGTCCTGGTCGCCGGAGCTGGATTCTTTCTCGATTCCTACGACATCTTCGCCATCAACCTCATTACTACCCTCCTTGGGATGGTCTTTTACAGCAGTGATAGCTCTCTCAACGGCTACGGAGGCAACGACGGAATTCTACCCGATCCTGTCAACCAAGCGCTCAAGGCCTCGACCAGCGGCGGTATTGTGCTGGGAATGATAATCTTTGGCTGGCTTGCCGA TGCGCTTGGCCGACGCCGTATGTACGGCATTgagctcatcatcatcataattGGAACATTTGGCTGTGCGCTTGCGTCTCCAAGTCCCACGATTAGTGCTGCCGGCCTGCTGGTATTCTGGCGCGTCATGATG GGCATCGGCATTGGGGGTGACTACCCCCTTTCTTCAGTCATAACATCAGA GTTTGCGCCGACACGCTGGCGTggggccatgatggctgctgtCTTCTCCATGCAGGGCCTGG GAGCCTGCGATTTGGCATGCAGGGAGGCCGCTGATCGATCGTGGCGAATCATTGTTGGCGTTGGGGCCATCCCTGCCGTCCTGGCCCTGTACTATCGTATCACCATCCCTGAGACACCTCGCTACACCTTTGATATCCAAAACGACATTGAAAAGGCTGATGCCGATATCCGAGCATACGTGTCGAGCCGGCCAAAGGGCGACTTTGGCTCCATGAAGAGATCCCGATCGGGGACCATGACTACCGAGCAACCACTCGATGTGCCGCTGGCTTCGTGGCCAGACGTGATGAGCTATTTTGGCCAGTTGAAAAATCTCAAAGTCCTCATTGGCACAACAATGTCGTGGTTCTTTCTG GACCTCGCATTTTACGGTCTAGGCTTGAACAATACTATGGTCCTTAGTGCCATTGGCTATGCCACGGGACGTACACTGTATCACAAACTGTACAACCAAGCCGTTGGAATGATCATACTCGCGTGTGCCGGGTCCATTCCTGGGTACTGGGCTGCCGTATTCACCATCGACAGCGTCGGCCGCAAGCCCCTTCAGTTCGCCGGCTTTCTGTTGCTCACCGTCATCTTCTGCATCCTCGGTTTCTACTTTCACCACTTGAGCGAAGGCGCGATGCTCGCCCTCTACATTGTTGCACAGTTTCTTTTCAACTTCGGCCCCAACACGACTACTTTTATCATTCCTGGAGAATGCTATCCTACACGATACAGGTCTACTGGCCACGGCCTTTCCGCAGCTTCGGGTAAGATCGGCGCCATCATTGCCCAGGTCATCAGCATCCCGATTCTGAGGAAGGACTCCCCTCCCAACTGCTCGGGCAACCAGTGCTCGCCGCACCTGAATCGCCTTTTGCAactttttgccctctttATGCTTCTGGGCACACTAGTCTCGCTTTTAGTACCGGAGACAAAGGGGATGACGTTGGAGGAACTTTCGGGCGAGGCCCGCACCAGCTACAACGCCGGATGCAACGGCAGTATCAACATTACTTCACCTCGACTGCGGCCGTGGAATCCGTTCAGTGGTGGCCGGCCGGCCGGGTTCTTCTATCCGCGAGCGCACGGTATCAGCACCTTTGGCAACGGCCGACGCTCCCCTCGGGTTGGCATCATGGAGTCCCCCGAGATATTCGCCCAACACGATCCATCCCAACAGAGGACACGCTTCTGGCGGAGACGAAACAGAAAGTCCCAGGCCCGAAGCGATAGAACCGACGAGATTGCTCTTAGCCGTCGTCCCAGCAGCTTTCACGAAAACGCCGGCTCGGACGAGATTACGCTGACGGACGGCTTTATGGCACCGGGCGGGGCGAGCTCGTCGCGATTCCGACCACAATACGCGCAGCAAGAGTTGCCTAGCTGGGGAGCAGGCTGGGGACGAATAGACAGGGGAGGGCCCCCTCCTCTGGCGACATcgatgcagctgcaagatgTCGGATCACTTTTGAAAGACTGA